From one Sesamum indicum cultivar Zhongzhi No. 13 linkage group LG13, S_indicum_v1.0, whole genome shotgun sequence genomic stretch:
- the LOC105176387 gene encoding nicotinamidase 1, with product MVSMEVLRNELPVEQEILHLSGEVKIGLVLVDIVNGFCTVGSGNLAPQAPDKQIAGMVDESVKLAKEFCKRNWPIYALLDSHHPDVPEPPYPPHCIAGTDESKLVPALQWLENEPNVTLRCKDCIDGFLGSLEKDGSNVFINWVKANKIKSILVVGICTDICVLDFICSALSARNRGLLSPLEDVVVYSHGCATFDLPLHVARNIKGALAHPQDLMHHIGLYMAKGRGAKVVSEVSFDI from the exons ATGGTTTCTATGGAGGTGTTGAGGAATGAGCTTCCAGTTGAGCAGGAAATTCTTCATCTTTCCGGTGAAGTTAAGATCGGTTTGGTGCTTGTTGATATCGTTAATGGCTTCTGCACCGTTGGTTCTGGAAATCTC GCCCCACAAGCACCTGATAAGCAAATTGCTGGAATGGTGGATGAATCTGTGAAACTTGCAAAAGAGTTCTGTAAAAGGAATTGGCCTATATATGCTTTGCTTGACTCTCATCATCCAGATGTTCCGGAGCCCCCTTATCCTCCTCACTGTATAGCCGGAACCGATGAGTCAAAGCTGGTTCCTG CTTTGCAGTGGCTGGAAAATGAACCGAATGTTACACTTCGGTGCAAGGATTGCATCGATGGATTTCTTGGTTCACTGGAAAAGGATGGCTCCAACGTCTTCATCAATTGGGTCAAAGCCAACAAGATAAAATCT aTATTGGTTGTAGGGATTTGCACAGACATATGTGTCCTGGATTTTATCTGTTCGGCACTGTCTGCTAGAAACCGTGGACTACTTTCTCCTTTGGAGGATGTCGTTGTGTATTCCCATGGTTGTGCTACTTTCGATCTTCCGCTACATGTTGCTAGAAATATCAAAGGTGCTCTAGCTCATCCTCAG GACCTAATGCATCACATAGGACTTTACATGGCCAAAGGCAGAGGAGCAAAGGTGGTTTCAGAAGTTTCATTTGATATATAG